From one Azospirillum ramasamyi genomic stretch:
- a CDS encoding DUF3574 domain-containing protein, which yields MRPVPTLPSALIPLLLLGAPAAAQLAPPQPVFAPAAVPLTCEVYSAAPMIEAQLFFGRNIGADVGVSDHDWAEFLDGEVTPRFPNGLTVIDASGHWRDSENGRLIREPSKVLTLLAESGPATLTLLREIVDSYKERFHQQSVGLAIRPVCVSF from the coding sequence ATGCGTCCCGTCCCGACGCTGCCGTCCGCTCTTATCCCGCTCCTCCTGCTGGGCGCGCCGGCCGCGGCGCAACTGGCGCCCCCGCAGCCCGTCTTCGCTCCGGCCGCGGTGCCGCTGACCTGCGAAGTCTATTCCGCCGCTCCGATGATCGAGGCCCAGCTGTTCTTCGGCCGCAACATCGGCGCGGATGTCGGCGTCAGCGACCATGACTGGGCCGAATTCCTGGATGGCGAGGTGACGCCGCGCTTCCCCAACGGCCTGACCGTTATCGACGCTTCGGGCCACTGGCGGGACAGCGAGAACGGCCGGCTGATCCGGGAACCCAGCAAGGTGCTCACCCTTCTCGCCGAAAGCGGGCCGGCGACCCTGACGCTCCTCCGCGAAATCGTCGATTCGTACAAGGAGCGGTTCCACCAGCAGTCGGTCGGACTCGCCATACGGCCGGTCTGTGTTTCCTTCTGA
- a CDS encoding LysE/ArgO family amino acid transporter — MTDPFASSLFSSTLLTAFLPGLFLGFSLIVAIGAQNAFVLRQGLRNEHVLAICATCALSDALLILVGVSGFATAGARWPWLEPVMRYAGAAFLLVYGLRSARSALRNGSGLAPAGQEPAGLLPALLTCLALTWLNPHVYLDTVVLVGSVSTRFAEARGAFALGAMTASFLFFFALGYGARLLRPLFARPASWRVMDGLIALVMWAIAAGLLMGEAGA; from the coding sequence ATGACCGATCCCTTCGCCTCCTCCCTGTTTTCCTCCACCCTGCTCACCGCCTTCCTGCCGGGCCTCTTCCTTGGATTCAGCCTGATCGTCGCCATCGGGGCGCAGAACGCCTTCGTGCTGCGTCAGGGCTTGCGCAACGAACATGTGCTGGCGATCTGCGCCACCTGCGCCCTGTCCGACGCGCTGCTGATCCTGGTCGGCGTGAGCGGTTTCGCCACCGCCGGGGCGCGCTGGCCATGGCTGGAGCCGGTGATGCGCTATGCCGGCGCCGCGTTCCTGCTGGTCTACGGGTTGCGCAGCGCCCGGTCCGCGCTTCGCAACGGGAGCGGACTGGCTCCGGCGGGGCAGGAGCCGGCGGGGCTGCTGCCGGCGCTGCTCACCTGTCTGGCGCTGACCTGGCTGAACCCGCATGTCTATCTGGACACGGTGGTGCTGGTCGGCTCCGTCTCCACCCGCTTCGCCGAGGCGCGGGGCGCCTTCGCGCTGGGAGCGATGACGGCGTCCTTCCTGTTCTTCTTCGCGCTCGGCTATGGCGCCCGGCTGCTGCGCCCGCTCTTCGCCCGGCCGGCATCCTGGCGGGTGATGGACGGCCTCATCGCGCTGGTGATGTGGGCCATCGCGGCGGGATTGCTGATGGGCGAGGCCGGAGCTTAA
- a CDS encoding LysR family transcriptional regulator ArgP, with the protein MLDYPLLTALAAVIRTGSFERAAQQLHVTPSAVSQRVKLLEERLGSVLVVRGQPCTGTAAGQRLCQHVERVTLLESELRGALPGLMPAEGPATLRIAVNADSLATWFVAAMAELPGCLFDLVLDDQDHSAEWLRKGEVLAAVTASAAPVPGCDSHPLGALRYRATASPDYVRRHFPEGVTADALSRAPCLTFNRKDSLQAQWLRTVLDGHESRLPTPPTHWLPSTHAFVDGALAGLGWGMNPDPLVADHLAVGRLVELAPGRPLDVPLHWQQSRIAGAALAELSRAVLRAGRRTLHGPA; encoded by the coding sequence ATGCTGGACTATCCGCTGCTGACGGCGCTGGCCGCCGTGATCCGCACCGGCAGCTTCGAACGCGCCGCCCAGCAGCTGCACGTCACTCCGTCGGCGGTGTCGCAACGGGTCAAGCTGCTGGAGGAGCGGCTGGGCAGCGTCCTGGTCGTGCGCGGCCAGCCCTGCACCGGAACCGCGGCCGGTCAGCGCCTGTGCCAGCATGTGGAGCGGGTGACCCTGCTGGAAAGCGAATTGCGCGGCGCCCTGCCCGGCCTTATGCCGGCGGAGGGGCCGGCCACTTTGCGCATCGCGGTGAACGCCGATAGCCTCGCCACCTGGTTCGTCGCGGCGATGGCCGAATTGCCCGGCTGCCTGTTCGATCTGGTTCTCGACGACCAGGACCACAGCGCCGAATGGCTGCGCAAGGGCGAGGTGCTGGCCGCCGTCACCGCCAGCGCGGCGCCGGTTCCCGGCTGCGACAGCCATCCGCTGGGGGCGCTGCGCTACCGCGCGACCGCCAGCCCCGACTATGTGCGCCGCCATTTCCCGGAGGGCGTCACTGCCGACGCCCTGTCCCGCGCGCCCTGCCTGACCTTCAACCGCAAGGACAGCCTGCAGGCGCAATGGCTGCGGACGGTGCTGGACGGCCACGAGTCGCGGCTGCCGACCCCGCCCACCCACTGGCTGCCCTCCACCCACGCCTTCGTCGACGGGGCGCTGGCCGGGCTGGGATGGGGCATGAATCCCGACCCGCTGGTGGCCGACCATCTCGCTGTCGGCCGGCTGGTGGAGCTGGCGCCCGGCCGCCCGCTGGACGTGCCGCTCCATTGGCAGCAGAGCCGCATCGCCGGGGCGGCGCTGGCCGAGCTGTCGCGTGCCGTCCTGCGCGCCGGCCGGCGGACTCTGCACGGCCCCGCATGA
- a CDS encoding M3 family oligoendopeptidase — protein sequence MTSSAATAANDTAELGALPTWDLSDLYPGMESPELKADLDRMERECKAFRERYAGKLATLKGDELAAAIRSYEEIDETLSRVMSYAGLVYNGNMVDPTIAKFYQSAQERVNDISAHLIFFTLEINRLNEADLAAKQKASAALRHYEPWLRDVRLYRDHQLSDEIERLLHEKHVVGRAAWNRLFDETIASLRFPMGGKELTCAEALNRLSDRNPAVRREAGEAVGKVLGENARLFALITNTLAKDKEIEDDWRNYPTPTSARNLSNRVEDEVVDALVSAVKGAYPDLSHRYYAMKAKWFGQDHLDYWDRNAPLPEDADRSIPWEEARDIVLGAYGRFSPDLASLGKRFFDNPWIDAPVRPGKAPGAFAHPTVPSVHPYLLVNYQGKTRDVMTLAHELGHGVHQILAGKQGHFLSDTPLTLAETASVFGEMLTFRALLAAETDPKRRRIMLAGKVEDMLNTVVRQIAFFDFERRVHTERREGELTSDRIGEIWMAVQTESLGPALRFDEGYRHYWSYIPHFIHSPFYVYAYAFGDCLVNSLYAVYQDAEKGFAEKYLAMLSAGGTLRHKELLAPFGLDASDPAFWQKGLGVIRGFIDELEASEAKG from the coding sequence ATGACCAGCAGCGCCGCCACGGCCGCAAACGACACCGCCGAACTGGGTGCGCTTCCCACCTGGGACCTGAGCGACCTCTATCCCGGCATGGAGTCGCCGGAGCTGAAGGCCGACCTCGACCGGATGGAACGGGAGTGCAAGGCCTTCCGCGAACGCTATGCCGGCAAGCTGGCCACGCTGAAGGGCGACGAGCTGGCCGCTGCGATCCGCAGCTATGAGGAGATCGACGAGACGCTGTCGCGCGTCATGTCCTATGCCGGGCTGGTCTACAACGGCAACATGGTCGACCCGACCATCGCCAAGTTCTACCAGTCGGCGCAGGAGCGGGTGAACGACATCTCCGCCCACCTGATCTTCTTCACGCTGGAGATCAACCGGCTGAACGAGGCCGATCTGGCGGCCAAGCAGAAGGCGTCCGCGGCCCTGCGCCATTACGAGCCCTGGCTGCGCGACGTCCGCCTCTACCGCGACCACCAGCTGTCCGACGAGATCGAGCGGCTGCTGCACGAGAAGCATGTCGTCGGCCGCGCCGCCTGGAACCGCCTGTTCGACGAAACCATCGCCAGCCTGCGCTTCCCCATGGGCGGGAAGGAGCTCACCTGTGCGGAGGCGCTGAACCGCCTGTCCGACCGCAACCCCGCCGTCCGCCGCGAGGCCGGCGAGGCGGTGGGCAAGGTGCTGGGCGAGAATGCGCGGCTGTTCGCGCTGATCACCAACACGCTGGCCAAGGACAAGGAGATCGAGGACGACTGGCGCAACTACCCGACGCCGACCTCCGCCCGCAACCTGTCCAACCGGGTCGAGGATGAAGTCGTCGACGCGCTGGTTTCCGCCGTCAAGGGCGCCTATCCCGACCTGTCCCACCGCTATTATGCGATGAAGGCCAAGTGGTTCGGCCAGGACCATCTTGATTACTGGGACCGCAACGCCCCCCTGCCCGAGGACGCCGACCGCAGCATCCCGTGGGAGGAGGCGCGCGACATCGTGCTCGGCGCCTATGGCCGGTTCTCCCCCGACCTCGCCAGCCTGGGCAAGCGCTTCTTCGACAATCCCTGGATCGACGCCCCGGTTCGTCCCGGCAAGGCGCCCGGCGCCTTCGCCCACCCGACCGTGCCCAGCGTCCACCCCTATCTGCTGGTCAACTACCAGGGCAAGACCCGCGACGTGATGACGCTGGCCCATGAGCTGGGGCATGGCGTCCACCAGATCCTGGCGGGCAAGCAGGGGCATTTCCTGTCCGACACCCCGCTGACGCTGGCGGAAACCGCGTCGGTGTTCGGCGAGATGCTGACCTTCCGCGCCCTGCTGGCGGCGGAAACCGACCCGAAGCGCCGCCGCATCATGCTGGCCGGCAAGGTCGAGGACATGCTCAACACGGTGGTGCGCCAGATCGCCTTCTTCGATTTCGAACGCCGCGTCCACACCGAGCGGCGCGAGGGCGAACTGACGTCGGACCGCATCGGCGAGATCTGGATGGCGGTGCAGACCGAGAGCCTCGGCCCGGCGCTGCGCTTCGACGAGGGATACCGGCACTACTGGTCCTACATCCCCCACTTCATCCACTCGCCCTTCTATGTCTACGCCTATGCCTTCGGCGATTGCCTGGTGAACTCGCTCTACGCCGTCTACCAGGACGCGGAGAAGGGGTTCGCCGAGAAGTATCTGGCGATGCTGTCGGCCGGCGGGACGCTGCGCCACAAGGAACTGCTCGCTCCCTTCGGGCTGGACGCCTCCGACCCGGCCTTCTGGCAGAAGGGCCTCGGCGTCATCCGCGGCTTCATCGACGAGCTGGAGGCCAGCGAGGCGAAGGGCTGA
- a CDS encoding bacteriohemerythrin: MLATAMPDTPAATIPTLGHAVMDRDHIDSVALLQATCDAPAGGMQAPFAAFATHLREHFARENALMAQHGFFALHCHKDEHTRVLSVVATMEAELAEGKEDRARKYVTLYFPDWFHTHLATMDRVTAAFLAQAEG, encoded by the coding sequence ATGCTTGCGACCGCCATGCCCGACACGCCCGCCGCCACCATTCCCACTCTTGGCCATGCGGTCATGGACCGCGACCACATCGATTCCGTCGCCCTGCTGCAGGCCACCTGCGATGCGCCGGCCGGCGGAATGCAGGCGCCCTTCGCCGCCTTCGCCACGCATCTGCGCGAGCATTTCGCCCGCGAGAACGCGCTGATGGCCCAGCACGGCTTCTTCGCCCTGCATTGCCACAAGGACGAACACACCCGCGTCCTGAGCGTGGTCGCAACGATGGAAGCCGAACTGGCGGAGGGCAAGGAGGACCGGGCGCGCAAATACGTCACCCTCTATTTCCCGGACTGGTTCCACACGCATCTGGCGACGATGGACCGGGTGACCGCGGCCTTCCTGGCGCAAGCGGAGGGGTGA
- a CDS encoding class I SAM-dependent methyltransferase: MGGWTEGYVGGIDYIRAVYRDWSPALLCFALTLRGWRPPEVLRRGSFTMAEPGCGHGLTSALLAGAHPAARFEAMDFNPSHIAGVRRLADDAGLANATFLEESFADHARREGPMLDAVALHGVWSWVSAENRAILLDTLRRRLAPGGVVFVSYNALPGTLAYMPLRRLLVERCAEGGGPLPDRIARAVEFASRMAAQGGGWFGATDGVVERIEQLRHKSPNYIAHEYLNSDWTAFYHADVAREMAAAKLEFAGAAVPMEQLHDLTLSPAQQALAAEASDPAQGETLRDVMTNRSFRRDLFVKGGERLGPAERRALLGETRFALLTAADDLPEVASTPVGRLPFPPALYQPLGEALAEGPQSLDALLGRPALAAQGEDAVLRALVLLTSLSLAAPVMPEEGFAERKASAERFNAVVLERHRFGDTPGQLASPLLGAGVPVSRIEALFLLAARLGEDPPAFAWHHLSADGITIGRDGERCEGDEASRAELARRHAAFTQRRLPLLKGLGVA, encoded by the coding sequence ATGGGCGGCTGGACCGAAGGCTATGTCGGCGGCATCGACTATATCCGCGCCGTCTATCGCGACTGGTCGCCGGCCCTCCTCTGCTTCGCCCTGACGCTGCGCGGCTGGCGTCCGCCCGAGGTGCTGCGCCGCGGCAGCTTCACCATGGCGGAGCCGGGATGCGGCCACGGGCTGACCAGTGCGCTGCTGGCCGGCGCCCACCCGGCGGCCCGGTTCGAGGCGATGGACTTCAATCCCTCGCACATCGCCGGCGTCCGGCGGCTGGCCGACGATGCCGGGCTCGCCAACGCCACCTTCCTGGAGGAGAGCTTCGCCGACCATGCCCGGCGCGAGGGGCCGATGCTGGATGCGGTCGCCCTGCACGGCGTCTGGTCCTGGGTGAGCGCCGAGAACCGGGCGATCCTGCTCGACACGCTGCGCCGCCGGCTGGCGCCCGGCGGGGTGGTCTTCGTCAGCTACAACGCCCTGCCCGGCACGCTGGCGTACATGCCGCTGCGCCGCCTGCTGGTGGAGCGCTGCGCCGAGGGCGGCGGCCCCCTGCCCGACCGCATCGCGCGGGCGGTCGAATTCGCCTCGCGGATGGCGGCGCAGGGCGGCGGCTGGTTCGGCGCCACCGACGGCGTGGTGGAGCGGATCGAGCAGCTTCGCCACAAGTCGCCGAACTACATCGCCCACGAATATCTCAACAGCGACTGGACGGCCTTCTACCATGCAGACGTGGCGCGCGAGATGGCCGCCGCCAAGCTGGAGTTCGCCGGGGCCGCCGTGCCGATGGAGCAGTTGCACGACCTCACCCTGTCCCCGGCGCAGCAGGCGCTGGCGGCGGAGGCATCCGACCCGGCCCAGGGCGAAACCCTGCGCGACGTGATGACCAACCGCAGCTTCCGCCGCGACCTGTTCGTGAAGGGCGGCGAGCGGCTGGGTCCGGCCGAGCGGCGCGCCCTGTTGGGTGAGACCCGGTTCGCACTGCTGACGGCCGCCGACGATCTGCCGGAGGTTGCCTCCACCCCCGTAGGCCGCCTGCCCTTCCCGCCGGCGCTCTACCAGCCGCTGGGCGAGGCGCTGGCCGAGGGGCCGCAGAGCCTCGACGCGCTGCTCGGCCGTCCGGCCCTGGCGGCGCAGGGAGAGGACGCCGTGCTGCGCGCGCTGGTCCTGCTGACCAGCCTGTCGCTGGCCGCGCCGGTCATGCCCGAAGAGGGATTTGCCGAACGCAAAGCCTCGGCCGAGCGCTTCAACGCCGTGGTTCTTGAGCGCCACCGCTTCGGCGACACGCCCGGGCAGCTCGCCTCCCCGCTGCTGGGGGCCGGGGTTCCGGTGTCGCGGATCGAGGCGTTGTTCCTGCTGGCCGCGCGGTTGGGCGAGGATCCCCCCGCCTTCGCCTGGCACCATTTGTCCGCCGACGGAATCACGATTGGCCGCGACGGCGAGCGCTGCGAGGGGGATGAGGCCAGCCGGGCGGAACTGGCGCGCCGGCATGCGGCCTTCACGCAGCGGCGGCTGCCGTTGCTGAAGGGGTTGGGAGTGGCCTGA
- the hisE gene encoding phosphoribosyl-ATP diphosphatase encodes MTDDLIRLYAAILERQQMDPAQSKTARLIAAGPKKIAKKVGEEAVEVALDAMNEDRQGVINESADLLYNLSVLWATLNIHPDDVFAEIRRREALYGIAEKLPKAVTER; translated from the coding sequence ATGACCGACGACCTGATCCGCCTCTATGCCGCCATCCTCGAGCGCCAGCAGATGGACCCGGCGCAGTCCAAGACCGCCCGGCTGATCGCCGCCGGTCCGAAGAAGATCGCCAAGAAGGTGGGCGAGGAAGCGGTCGAGGTGGCGCTGGATGCCATGAACGAGGATCGGCAGGGCGTCATCAACGAAAGCGCCGACCTGCTGTACAACCTGTCGGTCCTGTGGGCGACGCTGAACATCCACCCGGACGATGTGTTCGCCGAAATCCGCCGGCGCGAAGCGCTCTACGGCATCGCCGAGAAGCTGCCGAAGGCCGTCACCGAGCGCTGA
- the phoU gene encoding phosphate signaling complex protein PhoU, which produces MKTSAPHIVSAFEDALKRMKSAIVQMAGAAETQIDQALTCLAQRNPDLAREIVESDARLDTFEHDIEAHCMRLLALRQPVADDLREVVAALKIAGNLERIGDHAANTAKRAVAIFSLAEAASLPGLPQLGRLVRERLSAVVDAYVDSDSEAALRIWRTDDEVDALYTSLVAEVERSALAAPDQFMAHVHLMMIAKNLERIGDHATNIAEVVYFVSTGQTLLDERPKADHSYDPVG; this is translated from the coding sequence ATGAAGACGTCCGCTCCGCACATCGTGTCCGCGTTCGAGGACGCGCTGAAGCGGATGAAATCCGCCATCGTGCAGATGGCCGGCGCCGCGGAGACGCAGATCGATCAGGCATTGACCTGCCTGGCCCAGCGCAATCCCGATCTGGCGCGTGAAATCGTCGAGTCGGACGCGCGACTCGACACCTTCGAACATGACATCGAAGCGCATTGCATGCGTTTGCTGGCCCTGCGCCAGCCGGTTGCCGACGACCTGCGCGAGGTGGTGGCGGCGCTGAAGATCGCCGGCAACCTGGAACGCATCGGCGACCATGCCGCCAACACCGCCAAGCGCGCGGTCGCCATCTTCAGCCTTGCGGAAGCGGCCTCGCTGCCGGGCCTCCCGCAGCTCGGCCGGCTGGTGCGCGAGCGGCTCAGCGCCGTGGTCGACGCCTATGTCGACAGCGACAGCGAGGCGGCCTTGCGCATCTGGCGCACCGACGACGAGGTGGATGCGCTCTACACCAGCCTCGTTGCGGAGGTGGAACGGTCCGCCCTGGCGGCCCCGGACCAGTTCATGGCGCATGTCCACCTGATGATGATCGCCAAGAACCTGGAACGCATCGGCGACCACGCCACCAACATCGCCGAGGTCGTGTATTTCGTCAGCACCGGCCAGACCCTGCTGGACGAGCGTCCGAAGGCCGATCATTCCTATGATCCGGTGGGCTGA
- a CDS encoding TIGR00645 family protein, translating to MIERRFEKVIFASRWLLAPFYLGLVVSLMLLLVKFTQEILHIVPNVLVMSEKDVLLAVLTLIDLSFAGNLLVMVIFAGYENFVSKIDVANHEDRPDWMGKVDFGGLKLKLIASIVAISGIHLLKAFMNLSQTSRDELMWLVIIHMTFVVSGVLLACMDRLEGHHARPAKPADKPDAGHH from the coding sequence ATGATCGAACGCCGCTTCGAAAAAGTCATCTTCGCCAGCCGCTGGCTGCTCGCCCCCTTCTATCTGGGGCTCGTGGTCTCGCTGATGCTCCTGCTGGTGAAGTTCACCCAGGAAATCCTGCACATCGTTCCGAATGTGCTGGTCATGAGCGAGAAGGACGTGCTGCTGGCCGTTCTCACGCTGATCGACCTGTCCTTCGCCGGCAACCTTCTCGTGATGGTGATCTTCGCCGGATACGAGAATTTCGTCTCCAAGATCGACGTGGCCAATCACGAGGACCGGCCGGACTGGATGGGCAAGGTCGATTTCGGCGGGCTGAAGCTGAAGCTGATCGCCTCCATCGTCGCCATCTCCGGCATTCATCTTTTGAAGGCCTTCATGAATTTGTCCCAGACCTCGCGGGATGAGTTGATGTGGCTGGTGATCATCCACATGACCTTCGTGGTGTCGGGCGTTCTGCTGGCCTGCATGGACCGGCTGGAGGGACACCACGCCCGTCCGGCCAAGCCGGCCGACAAACCCGATGCCGGGCATCACTGA
- a CDS encoding rod shape-determining protein gives MLSKLLGVLSADMAIDLGTANTLVYVKGRGIVLNEPSVVAIANVRGKKQVLAVGDEAKMMLGRTPGNIQAIRPLRDGVIADFEVAEEMIKHFIRKVHNRRSFASPQVIICVPSGSTAVERRAIQESAEAAGARRVFLIEEPMAAAIGAGLPVTEPTGSMVVDIGGGTTEVAVLSLGGIVYSRSVRVGGDKMDEAIIGYIRRSHNLLVGEGSAERIKKEIGSACPPEDGEGRILEIKGRDLMNGVPKELIISERQIAESLAEPVSAIVEAVKVALEHTAPELAADIVDKGIVLTGGGALLGNLDFVLRHATGLPVSIADDPLSCVALGTGRALEEMKTLRNVLVSAY, from the coding sequence ATGCTCTCCAAACTGCTGGGCGTTCTGTCCGCCGACATGGCGATCGATCTGGGCACGGCCAACACCCTGGTCTATGTCAAGGGCCGCGGCATCGTCCTTAACGAACCGTCCGTCGTCGCCATCGCCAATGTGCGAGGCAAGAAGCAGGTCCTCGCCGTCGGCGACGAGGCGAAGATGATGCTCGGCCGAACCCCCGGCAACATCCAGGCCATCCGCCCGCTTCGCGACGGCGTCATCGCCGATTTCGAAGTCGCGGAGGAAATGATCAAGCATTTCATCCGCAAGGTTCACAACCGCCGCAGCTTCGCCAGCCCGCAGGTCATCATCTGCGTGCCGTCGGGTTCGACCGCGGTGGAACGCCGGGCGATCCAGGAATCGGCCGAGGCCGCAGGCGCCCGCCGCGTCTTCCTGATCGAGGAGCCGATGGCCGCCGCGATCGGCGCCGGGCTTCCGGTGACGGAACCGACGGGCTCGATGGTCGTCGACATCGGCGGCGGCACCACCGAGGTGGCCGTGCTGTCGCTGGGCGGCATCGTCTATTCGCGCTCCGTCCGCGTCGGCGGCGACAAGATGGACGAGGCCATCATCGGCTACATCCGCCGCAGCCACAATCTGCTGGTCGGCGAAGGCTCGGCCGAGCGGATCAAGAAGGAAATTGGCTCCGCCTGCCCGCCCGAGGACGGCGAAGGCCGCATCCTCGAGATCAAGGGCCGCGACCTGATGAACGGCGTGCCCAAGGAACTGATCATCTCCGAGCGGCAGATCGCCGAGTCGCTGGCCGAACCCGTCTCGGCCATCGTCGAGGCGGTGAAGGTGGCGCTGGAGCACACCGCTCCCGAACTGGCCGCCGACATCGTCGACAAGGGCATCGTGCTGACCGGCGGCGGCGCCCTGCTGGGCAACCTGGACTTCGTCCTGCGCCACGCCACCGGCCTGCCGGTGTCGATTGCCGACGATCCCCTCTCCTGTGTGGCTCTCGGCACCGGCCGCGCGCTCGAGGAGATGAAGACGCTGCGAAACGTCTTGGTCAGCGCTTACTGA
- the mreC gene encoding rod shape-determining protein MreC — protein sequence MKSRSSGSVTRLAAPLRALAQRFSFLLLVLASIALMMVGKIDSVSVDSARARVTDAFAPILDAISRPAATAARVVESVVELENAFEENQRLKAENARLLQWKQAALRLEAENNSLRSLLRVRPDPSVNYIAARVIATPGSSFVRTLVVTAGKRDGVRKGQAALAGAGLVGRVIEVGEWSSRILLLTDINARIPVVLANTRQRAILAGDNSDQARLLYLPPESPIQVGEQVVTSGDGGLFPSGLPVGVVTAVSERGVRVLPSADLSRLEHLRLVDFGLPVTDLGPSPEWK from the coding sequence GTGAAGTCACGCTCATCCGGCTCCGTCACCCGCCTTGCCGCACCTTTACGGGCCCTCGCGCAACGCTTCTCCTTCCTCCTGCTTGTCCTGGCCTCCATCGCGCTGATGATGGTCGGCAAGATCGACTCCGTTTCGGTGGACAGCGCCCGCGCCCGCGTGACCGACGCCTTCGCCCCGATCCTCGACGCCATCTCCCGCCCCGCCGCGACCGCGGCCCGCGTCGTCGAGTCGGTGGTGGAACTTGAAAACGCCTTCGAAGAAAACCAGCGGCTGAAGGCCGAAAACGCCCGGCTGCTGCAATGGAAGCAGGCGGCCCTGCGGCTGGAGGCGGAGAACAACAGCCTGCGCAGCCTGCTGCGCGTCCGTCCGGATCCCTCCGTCAATTATATCGCCGCCCGCGTCATCGCGACCCCCGGCAGCTCCTTCGTCCGCACGCTGGTGGTGACCGCCGGCAAGCGTGACGGGGTGCGCAAGGGACAGGCGGCGCTGGCCGGGGCCGGTCTGGTGGGCCGGGTGATCGAGGTCGGCGAATGGTCGTCCCGCATCCTGCTGCTGACCGACATCAACGCCCGTATCCCGGTGGTCCTGGCCAACACGCGCCAGCGCGCCATCCTGGCCGGCGACAATTCCGACCAGGCCAGGCTTCTCTATCTGCCGCCGGAGTCGCCGATCCAGGTCGGCGAACAGGTGGTGACCTCGGGCGACGGCGGCCTGTTCCCGTCCGGCCTGCCGGTCGGCGTGGTGACCGCGGTGAGCGAGCGCGGCGTGCGTGTGCTGCCCAGCGCCGACCTCTCGCGGCTCGAGCATCTGCGTCTGGTGGATTTCGGATTGCCCGTCACCGACCTGGGCCCGTCACCGGAGTGGAAGTGA
- the mreD gene encoding rod shape-determining protein MreD produces MTATFWQRVDKVGRNLAPFAVTVMMVLVGMIPLPVPGYAPVAPNLTLVSVYYWTIHRPDLMRPGVAFLIGLLQDFLTGGPLGVNALLLIVAQWAVLNQRRVFLASTFALLWLGFTLVMAGAVVLQWLAFTALDGVALSILPALFQGLLTVAVFPAVGWLLIRVHRAFLNG; encoded by the coding sequence ATGACGGCAACCTTCTGGCAACGGGTCGACAAGGTGGGGCGCAATCTGGCGCCCTTCGCCGTTACCGTCATGATGGTTCTGGTCGGCATGATCCCCCTGCCGGTGCCGGGCTACGCCCCGGTGGCGCCGAACCTGACGCTGGTTTCCGTCTATTACTGGACGATCCACAGGCCTGACCTGATGCGTCCGGGGGTGGCCTTTCTGATCGGGCTGCTGCAGGATTTCCTGACCGGCGGGCCGCTGGGCGTCAATGCCCTGCTGCTGATCGTGGCGCAATGGGCGGTCCTGAACCAGCGCCGGGTGTTCCTGGCCAGCACCTTCGCGCTGCTGTGGCTCGGCTTCACCCTGGTGATGGCCGGTGCCGTCGTGCTGCAATGGCTGGCGTTCACGGCACTGGACGGGGTTGCGCTGTCGATCCTGCCGGCGCTGTTCCAGGGCTTGCTGACGGTGGCGGTGTTTCCTGCGGTGGGCTGGCTGCTGATCCGCGTGCACCGCGCGTTCTTGAACGGGTAA